A region of the Gigantopelta aegis isolate Gae_Host chromosome 11, Gae_host_genome, whole genome shotgun sequence genome:
GTACTTTGGTTACTCGAGTAATGTACAGGCGTCTATTCTTTAGGAAAATCCTACAGACGCCTGTGGTTTTGACTATGATGCGCaactaaataaaattgtatatctaTAGGTTGACCTGCATTAGCAATTACAGTTTAAGCTATATAAGTTTGCAAACGAGTCagtacgcatttttacatggattacaactaatttcgAAGGTAAAACGATGGAAATACATATGGCTCCAATTTTGGTAGAGGCCTGGGTCCATATTTTCTAAGCAACCTTAGCCTACGAAAGCGTaaaaaccatcgtaagctatgacgtcactacataTGGCGTGTGctttagtgacgtcacaacctacgatgcTTTTACAATTTTGTAGCGATGgtttcgaaaatatgggccctggctGATTCTTGCCTCAATTAAACAACAATGCCacaatctggataacaacgtgggtttttttgtgtgttttttggagcgggtttcatattagcattgctGTCAAACGAATCACTAAACGTTTAcatgattataattaattttgcgggtagaatgatgaaaatgaaTGGTATAGAAAGCTTCAGGTTAACACATTTGCCCGAATGTCTATCGGTTTTGCCCAAATTTTAGAAttttctccagcactagggAAGGCAGTTGCCCCTCCCCCTGCCCCCACGCCTCGTAAGTTTACGAGAGCACATCGGTAACATGATTAGGGGagatcaaacatttggcaattttaacATGAATTCTTCAGAAGTAACCGATTTCATTTTTGCAATACCAGTACCAGTGTTTTATATAATGCACTTTTCCAAAGACGGGCatagaaataaaatcaaaaatgGTCGTTAAGGTGACCACATAGGCCTATCACGAAAGTCGAGAACGGCATTTTGTTCttcacaaaattttattaaactaaAACTACACCAACTAAATTTCGATCAGTCGAGTGCTATTTCGATACACAAACAGTTTCAGCAGTGGCATGGCGTGGGTGGGGCGACCGGAGAGGTTGCGATGGCCGCAAAATTCAgaactggtggaagggactcgggattgctaacggtccactggttaagcacggccgtagctagcggggtgtgtgtgtggggggggggaccattatagaaattaaaagaaaattttcttctggactgtttaaggagttttaagacttaactactcagttgcctatccaaacaaaaaatcctagctacggccctgttagggggtgcaatacttgccttgccccgggcgctggcaacccacgctacgccaccgAGTTTCAGTACATTGAGAACAGTGGTAAAAATGAATACCAAAGTACCAGCTAGCCTGTGAAGATATTTTCATGATATAGTAATAATGGAAATGAAAATGtgtcgcaactttgcgatctcgcagtgcaatgctaaaagtcttgcaaagaggatgctttgttgtcgaACAGAGCCTAAAAGACcgtagtgaattaggccccaggtctttttttgtgtttttttgtgtttttttgtggtaacctgtaaatagGTTACCAGACATGTTGCTTATTTTgataccatgacatttgatataccagtcgtggaacactggttgggatggggggtaAGACCCAATGGGTCTGACAATGAGGTTCGATCCCACTcctgaggtgagcactctacctaCTGAGCTATTTTCTTACCCCTATTTGAATAAAGATTGATCACCATGTGGTTAAGAGAAAACTGACAACCATACATTTTTACTTCAGTGGATTCTGGGGCCACTCACATAACAAGCATCCTCATGAACAGACCATACAGTAACCACTAAGAGGTTAATACCATTATCTGTTTTGAATATGAAGTGCAACTAAATAAGAGAAAACTGGGAACCAAACAAGtttgtacatttttatttcagtggCATTTTGGTCCACTCACATAATCTGCATCCTCACGAACAGACAGACCATACAGTAACAGCTAAGGGGTTAATACCAGCATCTGTTCTTAAAATGcataaaaatgttgataaacagaTCCCTGGTCAAGTCAACATTTTTTTGTGTACACTTTCAAGGTGAAAGGAGGGTGTGGCAAtgagtttttcattagtagcgagggatcttttatatgcaccatcccatagacaggacagcacataccacagcctttgttacaccagttgtggagcactggctggaacgagaaagagcccaatgggcccactgacagggattggtcccagaccgaccgtgcatcaagcgaatgctttgccactgagctacatctcgctcttgcccacccacccccctccccggAGGATACTGAATTGAAAACATGTCCGATTTCATATCCACACATGCACAAGTAGACACGCTACTTAAATCTGATCGTGATATTAAGCAAGATATCTTTACTTGATTGTTACAACTCTGAATGCTGCCACACTTTGATTGTTCCGTCATCACTACACGATGCCAGCAAACCTGCATCTTTAGGATTCCACACAGCACAGTTAACATCCTGACTGTGAGCCTTATTCTGACAGCCAACCAGGCTAAACGACGGCTGGTTTTTATCACACCCCTCTTCCTCTTTGAACACTCTGATACAATCATCGGCCGATGCCGTCACTATGTATCCGGAGATGTGACTCCAATCCACATAATATATCGTTCTGTCGTGATAGCCCGACAGGGTACACACACACTTCCATGCAGGGTTGTTTCCCTTGGTCTGAACCCCTTCCTCGTTTCCAGGGAGATATTCCTGCCAAATCTTCACGATTTGGTCGTCGCTGCAGGATACGAGTCTTGAACCGGTGCGGTCGAAGCAGACACACCACACGGTAGACTGGTGTGATTCCAGGGTGGAGAAACACGTCCAGTCATCGTTGTCCTCCCTGAAAAGTTTAATGGTGTCGTCGTAGCTGCAGGAGGCAAGAACGTCTTCGTGTGGGTGCCAGGTGATGTTTTTAACATCTTGTGTGTGGGAGCTGAGTACACTGGCACATTCGTATTCCTCGTCATCCGTCACTGAAAGGAAAGtgaatagaggataataaaacgagttaccagttattatcaaatttatgtcccgaatgaaattattttcagttgtcatgagccaatctatcattctcattatcttaatacaAAAAACACTTTCCAATTTGTGATGAGAATGCATTCTCTACCGATCAcggaaaaacgcagggtcaaaTACACACTGTcagaataaaagttaaaatttgttttgtttaaaacaccactagagcacatcgatttattaagcatccgctattacatatcaaagatttggtaattttgacatagtcgagaggtaacccgctaaactgttccatcagtagcaagggaaggaaggaaatgttttatttaacaacgcactcaacacattttatttacggttatatggcgtcagatatatggggtggggtttttggggtgtttttttttgggggggggagttgtatttgtcagacatatggttaaggaccccacagatattgagggaggaaacccgctgtcgccacttcatgggctactcttttttgattagcagcaagggatcttttatatgcaccatcccataaacaggatagcacataccacggcctatgatgtaccagttgtggtgcactggctggagcgagagatagcccaatgggcccactgacggggatcgatcccaaaccgactgcgcatcaagcgagcgctttaccactgggctacgtcccgccccagtaGCAAGGGAAgcacagcatataccacaacctttgatatatctgtcgtggtgcactagctaaaAGGAAAAAGTGCCGAATGTGGAAACttttaaaatagaaatacatCATG
Encoded here:
- the LOC121384998 gene encoding probable cytosolic iron-sulfur protein assembly protein CIAO1 homolog is translated as MSVLKELCVLEGHQDRVWNLAWNPSGTLLASCGGDKTIRIWGKEDESWVCKTILTDGHQRTVRTVAWSRCGNYLASASFDATSCIWSRKSGEFDCIATLEGHENEVKSVGWSVSGNFIATCSRDKSVWIWEVTDDEEYECASVLSSHTQDVKNITWHPHEDVLASCSYDDTIKLFREDNDDWTCFSTLESHQSTVWCVCFDRTGSRLVSCSDDQIVKIWQEYLPGNEEGVQTKGNNPAWKCVCTLSGYHDRTIYYVDWSHISGYIVTASADDCIRVFKEEEGCDKNQPSFSLVGCQNKAHSQDVNCAVWNPKDAGLLASCSDDGTIKVWQHSEL